The Candidatus Deferrimicrobiaceae bacterium genomic sequence CGCTGTTGCCCAGCTTGTTCTTGGTCTGCCCCTCGAACTGGGGCTCGGGCACCTTGACGGAGATGACCGCAGTCAGCCCTTCGCGCAGGTCGTCGCCCGACAGGTTCTCCTTGACGCCTTTGAGCAGGTTTCCCGCGTTGGCGTACTGGTTGATCGCGCGCGTCAACGCCGAGCGGAAGCCGATCAGGTGCGTGCCGCCGTCGTGCGTGTTGATGTTGTTGGCGAAGGCGTAGACCGTCTCCTGGTAGGAGTCGTTGTATTGGAGCGCGACCTCGGTGCGGACGCCTTCCCGCTCGCCGTCGATATAGACCGGCTTCGGGTGCAGCGGGATCTTGCTGCGGTTGAGGTGCTCGACGAACGAGGAGATGCCGCCCTCGTAATGGAAATCGAGGCTCTTGTCGTTGCGCTCGTCGGTGATCGTGATCTTGATGCCGGCGTTGAGGAACGACAGCTCGCGCAGACGCCCCGAGAGCGTGTCAAACGAGAACTCGGTCTCGGTGAAGATCTCGGCGTCGGGCTTGAAGGTGACCCGGGTGCCGGTCCGCTTGGTGGTCCCGATGACCTCGAGCTTGGTCGCGGTGATGCCTCGTTCGAACGTGAGCCGGTGGACCTTGCCGTCGCGGCGGATCTCGGCGACGAGCGTCTCGGAAAGCGCGTTGACCACGGAGACGCCGACGCCGTGCAGGCCGCCCGACACCTTGTAAGTGTCGCGGTCGAACTTGCCGCCCGCGTGCAGCACGGTCAGGACGACTTCGGCCGCGGACAAGCCGCCCTCTTCCGCCATCGTGTCGACCGGGATTCCACGCCCGTTGTCGTCGACGGTGACCGAATTATCGGGATGGATCGTCACGACGATCGTGTCGCAGAAACCCGCCATCGCCTCGTCGATCGCATTGTCGACGATCTCGTAGACGAGGTGGTGCAGCCCGTGGACATCGGTGCTGCCGATGTACATCGCCGGACGTTTCCGGACGGCTTCCAGCCCTTTGAGGACCTGGATATTCTCCCCGGTATAGTCGGCCGCGCCGTTTCCGTTGACCGGAACGTCGTTCACTTCGTCTGTCATGGCGTATCGTTTCTCCGGAGGAGTGGTTTGCGGATGATCAACAAGCCATTATACAACGAAAAGGGGCCGGCGTCCCTTTACGGATACCGGCCCCGGAGTCGATGAACCATAAAAAGTGCGGGTAAGAAAACGCGGCTAGAAGATCCTCATCGGCATGATGATCGCCAGGAACGAAGGCTCGCTCTCGGGCCGGATGACCGCCTGCGACACATCGTCCTTCATCTCGATCACCAGGTTGTCCTCGCCGACGCCGGAGACCGCTTCCTGGAGATACTTTCCGTTGAAACCGATCTTGAGCGGCGCGCCCGCGTACTCGATGTCGAGCGCATCGCTGGCTTCGCCCAGGTCGGGGCTGGTGGTCGACACGTCGAGGCGGTTGCCCTCGAACGACAGCCGGACGCTGTGAACCTTCTCGGGCGCCATGACGGCCACGCGCTTGAGCGAGGCGAGGAACGCCTCCTTGGGCACCTTGGCCGAGAGGGGGTTCCCCTTGGGAATCACCTGACGGTAGTCGGGGAAATCGGCCTCGAGCAGACGGACCCAGATCTCGGTATCGCCCTTGCCGACGAAGAGAAACTTCTCGGAGGCCGACAGGTCGATCGCGCCGGGACCGGCCTCGGCCAGCTTGCGGATCTCGATGAGCCCCTTGCGCGGAACGAGCGCCTTGCGGCCGGCCAGCAGCGCGGCGATCCCGGGAACCTCGGCGTCGGAAAGCGCCAGCCGGTGCCCGTCGGTCGCCACCATTCGCAGCATCGACTTGCCGTCGAGATCGTTCTGCTCGAGCAGGACGCCGGCAAGGTTGTAGCGCGTCTCGTCGCTCGAGGCGAAAGGGCTGACGCGATCGGACAGCTTCCGGAACAGCTCGCCGTCGACGCCCACCGACGCGGAGGTCGGCTTCTCGGGCATCTCGGGGAACTCGGACGCCGGCAGCCCCGCCAGTCGGAAGTTCCCGCTCTTGCCCGAGATGCGGACGGAGGTCCCCTCTTTGGTCGTGGCGATGGTCACGTCGCCCTTC encodes the following:
- the dnaN gene encoding DNA polymerase III subunit beta, with translation MNFTVDRDQLEGLLSRIQGVSERRHTMPVLSHALIKADSTGLTMVASDLEIVIRCNIVSANVTAEGSIALPAKKLYDIAKVLPKGDVTIATTKEGTSVRISGKSGNFRLAGLPASEFPEMPEKPTSASVGVDGELFRKLSDRVSPFASSDETRYNLAGVLLEQNDLDGKSMLRMVATDGHRLALSDAEVPGIAALLAGRKALVPRKGLIEIRKLAEAGPGAIDLSASEKFLFVGKGDTEIWVRLLEADFPDYRQVIPKGNPLSAKVPKEAFLASLKRVAVMAPEKVHSVRLSFEGNRLDVSTTSPDLGEASDALDIEYAGAPLKIGFNGKYLQEAVSGVGEDNLVIEMKDDVSQAVIRPESEPSFLAIIMPMRIF